Proteins co-encoded in one Sinobacterium norvegicum genomic window:
- a CDS encoding AI-2E family transporter — protein MLKVFQKWMDGLFGDEEAVLLLLIILVTLTLIVGLSDILAPVITSVVLAYLLDGLIEKLKSWGLRPGFALALSFSLFVAGCAALMLVVMPMVWKQAVSLFQELPNMVAKAQELLGELHQRYPDILTADQFNGIVTTATNEMAAMGQFLLSFSLANLLNLAALAVYAILVPILIFFMLKDKRQILSWFASFLPASRPMMHRIWQEMDEQVANYIRGKVIEILVVGVFTYIAFALMGLQYAALLALLVGLSVLIPYIGAAVVTLPVAVIAYMQWGPTNEFFWLMTVYLIIQAIDGNVLVPLLFSEAVNLHPVAIILAVLVFGSFWGLWGVFFAIPLATLVKALINAWPSAKELPAQPNL, from the coding sequence GTGTTAAAGGTATTTCAAAAATGGATGGACGGCCTCTTCGGTGATGAAGAGGCGGTGCTGCTGCTGCTCATTATTCTGGTGACACTGACGTTGATCGTAGGCTTGAGCGATATACTGGCACCGGTGATTACCAGTGTGGTATTGGCATACTTGCTCGATGGTCTGATAGAGAAGCTAAAGTCATGGGGGCTGCGCCCTGGTTTTGCCTTGGCTTTAAGTTTTAGCTTGTTTGTCGCCGGCTGTGCCGCGCTGATGCTGGTGGTGATGCCAATGGTGTGGAAGCAGGCGGTATCACTGTTTCAGGAGTTGCCGAATATGGTGGCTAAGGCGCAGGAGTTACTGGGCGAGCTGCATCAGCGTTACCCCGATATATTAACAGCCGATCAGTTTAACGGCATTGTTACCACGGCGACTAATGAGATGGCGGCCATGGGGCAGTTCTTGCTGTCTTTCTCGCTGGCGAATTTATTGAATCTGGCGGCGCTGGCGGTTTACGCTATTTTGGTACCGATACTGATCTTTTTCATGCTCAAGGATAAACGTCAGATTCTCAGTTGGTTTGCCAGTTTTCTGCCTGCTTCGCGCCCGATGATGCACCGTATTTGGCAGGAAATGGATGAACAGGTGGCTAACTACATTCGCGGTAAAGTCATCGAAATTCTTGTGGTTGGCGTCTTTACGTACATAGCTTTTGCCCTGATGGGCTTACAGTATGCGGCGCTGCTGGCCCTGTTGGTGGGACTGTCGGTATTGATTCCCTATATCGGTGCCGCAGTGGTCACGTTGCCTGTGGCGGTGATTGCCTACATGCAATGGGGGCCGACAAATGAATTTTTCTGGCTAATGACGGTCTATTTAATCATCCAGGCTATCGATGGCAATGTGTTGGTGCCGCTGTTGTTCTCAGAAGCGGTTAACCTGCATCCGGTGGCGATTATTCTGGCGGTTTTGGTGTTCGGCAGTTTTTGGGGGTTGTGGGGGGTGTTTTTTGCCATACCCTTGGCTACGCTGGTCAAGGCTCTCATTAATGCGTGGCCCTCGGCAAAAGAGCTGCCTGCGCAACCAAACTTATAG
- a CDS encoding sulfurtransferase TusA family protein, translated as MLEVDARGLSCPMPLLKAKKGLNSVNAGERVQVLATDSGSWRDFAVFAEQSGHLLLNAEQNNGEYCYLLEKKAD; from the coding sequence ATGTTAGAAGTGGATGCCCGAGGTTTGAGCTGCCCGATGCCGCTGCTGAAGGCAAAAAAAGGGTTGAATAGCGTTAACGCAGGTGAGCGAGTACAGGTGCTGGCAACAGACAGTGGCTCGTGGCGTGATTTTGCCGTCTTTGCCGAACAGAGTGGGCATTTGCTGTTGAACGCTGAGCAAAATAACGGCGAATACTGCTATTTATTAGAGAAAAAAGCAGATTAA